A genomic segment from Janibacter sp. DB-40 encodes:
- a CDS encoding aminoglycoside phosphotransferase family protein, whose amino-acid sequence MRTRSGSKGVRSMSSADAHAALAAHDTALPGLAAVLDDDILGERLGAPSARSYLRYKTGTSAIALVDVDGRAAIATARPVVREDKRAKALKYVEPGDVLLDNPSEGLLVVDAMADRHLGALRHVVRTDRLAGWLTKRGLPVDPDVRVQTLAHKPARRWVGRVPLAGERAGGHVVLRAYDRDGYQAALAAHGLLDPASCPSVALPRVLGTHRRGLLALTHLPGRTLDSRVDPATVRRLGACLGELHASGPTKIEPVERQPAGTGLDVLAPVLGPAVDEADAIAAGASAALRPSPGSIIHGDLSLDQVIADGDVLGLIDLDRVRVGNPLDDLASLLAVAGLEALPSGGAPAAAELVERLHGPLVAGHASTWSGPLGDDLGPRTALAVLDRAAEPFRSGQPDWPDVTRELVSLAGALAAGRVVA is encoded by the coding sequence TGAGGACCAGATCGGGGTCGAAGGGGGTGCGCTCGATGTCGTCGGCTGACGCCCACGCGGCGCTCGCGGCGCACGACACCGCCCTGCCGGGACTGGCCGCGGTCCTCGACGACGACATCCTCGGCGAGCGCCTCGGTGCGCCGTCGGCCCGCAGCTACCTGCGGTACAAGACGGGCACGAGTGCCATCGCGCTCGTCGACGTCGACGGCCGCGCGGCCATCGCCACCGCCCGACCGGTGGTCCGGGAGGACAAGCGTGCCAAGGCGCTCAAGTACGTCGAGCCCGGCGACGTCCTGCTCGACAACCCGAGCGAGGGGCTGCTCGTCGTCGATGCGATGGCCGACCGGCACCTCGGAGCGCTGCGCCACGTCGTGCGCACCGACCGGTTGGCCGGGTGGCTGACCAAGCGCGGCCTCCCCGTCGATCCCGACGTGAGGGTGCAGACCCTCGCGCACAAGCCCGCTCGGCGGTGGGTCGGACGAGTCCCATTGGCGGGCGAGCGTGCCGGTGGCCACGTCGTGCTGCGGGCCTACGACCGCGACGGGTATCAGGCGGCGCTGGCCGCACACGGACTCCTCGACCCCGCGAGCTGCCCCTCGGTGGCCCTGCCGCGCGTGCTGGGGACCCACCGCCGTGGGCTCCTCGCCCTGACCCACCTGCCCGGTCGTACCCTCGACAGCCGCGTCGATCCGGCCACGGTGCGTCGCCTCGGCGCCTGCCTCGGCGAGCTGCACGCGAGCGGGCCCACCAAGATCGAGCCGGTCGAGCGCCAGCCCGCCGGAACGGGCCTGGACGTCCTCGCGCCCGTCCTCGGCCCGGCCGTCGACGAGGCCGACGCCATCGCGGCGGGGGCGAGCGCCGCCCTTCGCCCGTCCCCGGGAAGCATCATCCACGGCGACCTCTCCCTCGACCAGGTCATCGCCGACGGGGACGTCCTCGGGCTGATCGATCTCGACCGGGTACGGGTGGGCAACCCGCTCGACGACCTCGCGAGCCTGCTCGCCGTGGCCGGGCTCGAGGCCCTGCCCTCCGGCGGGGCCCCCGCGGCTGCCGAGCTCGTCGAGCGGCTGCATGGCCCCCTCGTCGCCGGCCACGCGAGCACGTGGTCCGGCCCGCTCGGGGATGACCTCGGACCGCGGACCGCGCTCGCCGTACTCGACCGGGCCGCGGAACCCTTCCGGTCCGGTCAGCCCGACTGGCCGGATGTCACCCGCGAACTGGTCTCCCTCGCAGGGGCGCTCGCCGCGGGCAGGGTCGTCGCGTGA
- a CDS encoding aminoglycoside phosphotransferase family protein, whose protein sequence is MTPVIPFPTVGATVAEHGLSLVRAHPRPDRLHLDLMDADGRRVIGQWIVDGAEQVAAATEAVAPGRVRRLGEHLVLQDGGADRRLPALAALVADGAELVVHRPERRAVVRTRVPHLPPGGGERAGGASASPPPPDVVYTKVVRPRRTTDLVRRMQQAAAVPGLDVPRVVAADETAGTVRMSTLPGRTLHDLLVEGVPEAAARIGAAVRTLHTAPQVDGVPAHDLAAEVDVTRGLIELARTHQALGSRVLETLWRDVERAATTITLAGPATRRSLLHRDLHDKQLLVDGDAVGMLDVDTLGLGDPALDLGNLLAHLDLRVEQGWTTRQTAAVVEDEILAGYRPDARTRAAAAGYRALTHARLRALYAFRPGDLPTRPPFATA, encoded by the coding sequence GTGACCCCGGTCATCCCGTTCCCCACGGTCGGGGCGACGGTCGCCGAGCACGGCTTGTCACTCGTGCGCGCCCATCCGCGTCCCGACCGGCTGCATCTCGACCTCATGGACGCCGACGGGCGCCGGGTCATCGGGCAGTGGATCGTCGACGGGGCCGAGCAGGTCGCCGCCGCCACCGAGGCCGTCGCCCCCGGGCGGGTGCGCCGGCTCGGTGAGCACCTCGTGCTGCAGGACGGGGGAGCGGACCGTCGTCTGCCCGCACTCGCCGCGCTCGTCGCCGACGGCGCGGAGCTGGTCGTCCACCGGCCCGAGCGACGAGCGGTCGTGCGCACCCGCGTCCCCCACCTGCCGCCCGGTGGAGGTGAACGCGCGGGTGGAGCGTCGGCGAGTCCACCTCCACCCGACGTCGTCTACACCAAGGTCGTCCGTCCGCGGCGCACCACCGACCTCGTGCGTCGGATGCAGCAGGCCGCCGCGGTGCCGGGACTGGACGTCCCTCGCGTCGTCGCGGCGGACGAGACGGCGGGGACGGTGCGCATGTCCACCCTCCCGGGACGCACGCTCCACGACCTGCTCGTCGAGGGGGTCCCCGAGGCCGCCGCGCGGATCGGGGCCGCGGTGCGTACCCTGCACACCGCCCCGCAGGTCGACGGGGTCCCCGCCCACGACCTCGCAGCCGAGGTGGACGTGACCCGCGGCCTGATCGAGCTGGCGCGCACGCACCAGGCCCTCGGGTCACGCGTCCTCGAGACGCTGTGGCGGGACGTGGAGCGGGCCGCGACGACGATCACGCTGGCCGGTCCGGCCACCCGGCGCAGCCTGCTCCACCGCGATCTGCACGACAAGCAGCTGCTCGTGGACGGGGACGCCGTCGGGATGCTCGACGTCGACACCCTCGGGCTGGGCGACCCGGCGCTCGACCTGGGCAACCTGCTCGCCCACCTCGACCTGCGCGTGGAGCAGGGATGGACGACGCGCCAGACCGCCGCCGTCGTCGAGGACGAGATCCTCGCCGGGTACCGACCCGACGCCCGTACGCGTGCAGCGGCGGCCGGGTACCGCGCGCTCACCCACGCACGACTGCGGGCGCTCTACGCCTTCCGACCGGGAGACCTCCCGACGCGCCCTCCCTTCGCAACTGCTTAG
- a CDS encoding M18 family aminopeptidase: MPAAPIAHAEDLAAFVDASPSSYHAAAEVARRLRDSGFTALDETSDWPRTPGKYLVVRDGAVIAWVVPASATPTTPVRIFGAHSDSPGFKLKPQPSTGRHGWLQAGVEIYGGPLLNSWLDRELRLAGRLVLDDGSEVLADSGPLLRLPQLAIHLDREANERFALDKQSQTQPVWGVGAADSADLLAELADSAGVDASRIRGYDVVTADSARGVVFGRDNAFLAAGRLDDLASVHAGTVALTAVGDDLASDHIPVLAVFDHEEVGSTTRSGAGGPFLEDVLERLGIALGADRSERMRALASSWCVSSDVGHSVHPNFADKHDPHVRPLLGSGPILKLNANQRYASDGAGGAAWHGWCEAAGVTSQDFVSNNTVPCGSTIGPITATRLGIRTVDVGIPILSMHSARELAGTSDLLDLTRVAQTFLRG; this comes from the coding sequence GTGCCCGCAGCACCGATCGCCCACGCCGAGGACCTCGCCGCCTTCGTCGACGCGTCCCCCTCCAGCTACCACGCGGCTGCCGAGGTGGCCCGCCGGCTGCGCGACAGCGGCTTCACGGCCCTGGACGAGACGAGCGACTGGCCGCGCACCCCGGGCAAGTACCTCGTCGTGCGCGACGGGGCCGTCATCGCCTGGGTCGTTCCCGCGTCGGCGACACCGACGACACCGGTGCGCATCTTCGGCGCGCACAGCGACTCCCCCGGCTTCAAGCTCAAGCCGCAGCCGAGCACCGGCAGGCACGGGTGGCTGCAGGCGGGCGTGGAGATCTACGGCGGCCCGCTGCTGAACTCCTGGCTCGATCGTGAGCTGCGCCTGGCCGGACGACTGGTCCTCGACGACGGGAGCGAGGTCCTGGCCGACTCCGGTCCGCTGCTGCGGCTGCCGCAGCTGGCGATCCACCTCGACCGCGAGGCCAACGAGCGCTTCGCGCTCGACAAGCAGTCGCAGACGCAGCCGGTGTGGGGCGTGGGCGCCGCGGACTCCGCCGACCTGCTCGCCGAGCTGGCGGACTCCGCCGGCGTCGACGCCTCGCGCATCCGCGGGTACGACGTCGTCACGGCCGACAGCGCTCGTGGTGTCGTCTTCGGCCGCGACAACGCCTTCCTCGCGGCGGGGCGCCTGGACGACCTCGCGAGCGTGCACGCCGGCACCGTCGCCCTGACGGCCGTCGGCGACGACCTCGCCAGCGACCACATCCCGGTCCTGGCCGTCTTCGACCACGAGGAGGTCGGCTCCACGACCCGGTCGGGCGCGGGCGGCCCCTTCCTGGAGGACGTCCTCGAGCGTTTGGGGATCGCGCTGGGCGCGGACCGGTCCGAGCGCATGCGCGCCCTCGCGTCGTCGTGGTGCGTCTCGAGCGACGTCGGCCACTCGGTGCACCCGAACTTCGCCGACAAGCACGACCCCCACGTGCGCCCGCTGCTCGGCTCCGGGCCGATCCTCAAGCTCAACGCCAACCAGCGCTACGCGAGCGACGGCGCCGGCGGTGCCGCCTGGCACGGGTGGTGCGAGGCCGCCGGGGTGACCAGCCAGGACTTCGTCTCCAACAACACCGTGCCCTGCGGGTCCACGATCGGCCCGATCACCGCCACCCGGTTGGGGATCCGCACCGTCGACGTGGGCATCCCGATCCTGTCGATGCACTCTGCCCGCGAGCTCGCCGGCACGAGCGACCTGCTCGACCTCACCCGGGTCGCGCAGACCTTCCTCCGCGGCTGA
- a CDS encoding DUF4191 domain-containing protein → MARKSDKPKKPKRENPFKRFWSVYKTIKQIDPQVNLWMLLAFVGVLAVGAAIGLIMGHIWSSLLIALPVGILAAMIVLSRRGERAAFSQMDGQRGAALGGLSAVKRGWYYDQEPVAADATKPNDVQNAAMVFRALGRPGVVLLGEGPKHRVDKLFAKESKKVSRVAPGVPIHTYIVGTGEGELPARKIRTTLVKLRPHLSKEELSVVNKRLKSLPGLRQGMPAGVDPNKARMDRKALRGR, encoded by the coding sequence ATGGCCCGTAAGTCCGACAAGCCCAAGAAGCCGAAGCGCGAGAACCCGTTCAAGAGGTTCTGGTCCGTCTACAAGACGATCAAGCAGATCGACCCGCAGGTGAACCTGTGGATGCTGCTTGCCTTCGTCGGCGTGCTCGCCGTCGGCGCGGCCATCGGGCTGATCATGGGTCACATCTGGTCCTCGCTGCTCATCGCCCTGCCGGTCGGCATCCTCGCCGCCATGATCGTCCTCTCCCGTCGTGGTGAGCGTGCGGCCTTCAGCCAGATGGACGGTCAGCGCGGCGCCGCCCTCGGTGGTCTGTCGGCGGTCAAGCGCGGCTGGTACTACGACCAGGAGCCGGTCGCCGCCGACGCCACCAAGCCGAACGACGTCCAGAACGCCGCGATGGTCTTCCGCGCCCTCGGCCGCCCGGGCGTCGTGCTGCTCGGCGAGGGTCCGAAGCACCGTGTGGACAAGCTCTTCGCCAAGGAGAGCAAGAAGGTCAGTCGGGTCGCACCGGGCGTGCCGATCCACACCTACATCGTCGGCACCGGCGAGGGGGAGCTCCCCGCCCGCAAGATCCGCACCACCCTGGTCAAGCTGCGGCCGCACCTGTCCAAGGAGGAGCTGTCGGTCGTCAACAAGCGGCTGAAGTCCCTCCCCGGCCTGCGTCAGGGCATGCCCGCCGGCGTCGACCCGAACAAGGCCCGGATGGACCGCAAGGCCCTGCGCGGACGCTGA
- the lipA gene encoding lipoyl synthase gives MTVAPEGRRLLRVEARNAETPIERKPEWIRTTAKMGPEYNAMKGRVSGAGLHTVCQEAGCPNIFECWEDREATFLIGGDVCTRRCDFCDIATGRPTSLDMDEPRRVAESVQEMGLRYSTVTGVARDDQPDGAAGLYAETIRQIHALNPNTGVEILPPDFGAKPELVQQVFDAQPEVFAHNLETVPRIFKQIRPAFTYDKSLKVLSMAREAGLVTKSNLILGMGEEGHEVEQAINDLVDAGCDILTITQYLRPSKLHHPIDRWVKPDEFLHWSTVGEELGLKGVMAGPLVRSSYRAGRLYATAMRKWGRPIPEHLSHLADAIDEPARQEASTLVAKSRAQEILDQPATGTDG, from the coding sequence GTGACCGTCGCACCCGAAGGACGTCGTCTGCTGCGTGTCGAGGCACGCAATGCCGAGACCCCCATCGAGCGCAAGCCGGAGTGGATCCGGACGACCGCCAAGATGGGCCCCGAGTACAACGCGATGAAGGGCCGCGTCAGCGGAGCGGGCCTGCACACCGTGTGCCAGGAGGCCGGCTGTCCCAACATCTTCGAGTGCTGGGAGGACCGCGAGGCGACCTTCCTCATCGGTGGTGACGTGTGCACCCGCCGCTGCGACTTCTGCGACATCGCCACGGGCCGCCCGACGAGCCTGGACATGGATGAGCCGCGCCGCGTCGCCGAGTCCGTCCAGGAGATGGGCCTGCGCTACTCCACCGTCACCGGCGTCGCCCGGGACGACCAGCCCGACGGCGCCGCGGGCCTCTACGCGGAGACGATCCGGCAGATCCACGCGCTCAACCCCAACACCGGGGTGGAGATCCTCCCGCCCGACTTCGGTGCGAAGCCCGAGCTGGTCCAGCAGGTCTTTGACGCCCAGCCGGAGGTCTTCGCGCACAACCTCGAGACGGTCCCGCGGATCTTCAAGCAGATCCGCCCGGCCTTCACCTACGACAAGTCCCTCAAGGTCCTCTCGATGGCCCGCGAGGCCGGCCTGGTGACCAAGTCCAACCTCATCCTCGGGATGGGCGAGGAGGGGCACGAGGTCGAGCAGGCGATCAACGACCTCGTCGACGCGGGCTGCGACATCCTCACCATCACCCAGTACCTGCGCCCCTCGAAGCTGCACCACCCGATCGACCGGTGGGTCAAGCCCGACGAGTTCCTCCACTGGAGCACGGTCGGCGAGGAGCTCGGCCTCAAGGGCGTCATGGCCGGCCCACTCGTGCGCTCGAGCTACCGCGCCGGTCGTCTCTACGCCACGGCGATGCGCAAGTGGGGTCGCCCGATCCCCGAGCACCTCTCCCACCTCGCCGACGCCATCGACGAGCCGGCCCGCCAGGAGGCCTCGACGCTGGTGGCGAAGAGCCGCGCCCAGGAGATCCTCGACCAGCCGGCCACCGGCACCGACGGCTGA
- a CDS encoding acyltransferase family protein, producing the protein MTASAEAPPRRGTDSRPGAPSGLRKDIQGLRALAVTLVVLFHLWPGTISGGYVGVDVFLVISGYLITTHLLRKPPRTSHDLWAFWARRLRRLLPASLVVLATTAVATRLVAPSTAWEEISRQIIASTLYVQNWALASSSVDYMDAGAMSSPVQHFWSLSVEEQFYLLWPLLIFFVTWVVHRRRTRIGAGGPGDAAAGDLSLVRLARTLIGAVVLLSLGISVWVTAVQPAAAYFITPTRMWELALGGLIATLAGTGARVLHGITGALLAWAGIAAVLLSAWWYTSATPFPGAAALVPVLGTAAVIVADSDHHLSPTALLRHRPVQWLGDVSYSVYLWHWPLIALLPYASGGDLGVLDNVVVLAATLALAGLTKVHVEDRFRFLRPQAPVRYSYQLSAAGMVAVAVLGSVGWTETEVRNEVAKKELAAVEQEETPCLGAAALAKGACTVAPDGEVVPTPELAKKDKADIDEDECFPEGRYDQRLSCSFGSGGTKIALVGNSHARHWLPALRELGKEKGWTIDTYIISRCAATDAKQEFDTDKKSEDCHDWGQWAQEETKGDAYDLVITSERQSAPIDGYSRADSGPPATEGYESYLSTWAEAGTNVLAIKDPTKPTFDVPECVAENPDDLEECSGSPEEWKVDPDPLVEAAKNVDHDNVSQVSFDDLVCSSDRCRGVTGGVITYYDSSHLSATYVKTMAPYMAGPIERALAKGD; encoded by the coding sequence ATGACCGCCAGCGCGGAAGCCCCACCCCGACGTGGCACGGACTCCCGACCCGGCGCCCCGTCCGGCCTGCGGAAGGACATCCAGGGCCTGCGGGCCCTCGCCGTCACCCTCGTCGTGCTCTTCCACCTCTGGCCGGGGACCATCAGCGGCGGCTACGTGGGCGTGGACGTCTTCCTCGTGATCTCCGGCTACCTGATCACGACCCACCTGCTGAGGAAGCCCCCGCGCACCAGCCACGACCTCTGGGCGTTCTGGGCGCGCCGACTGCGGCGGCTGCTGCCGGCCTCGCTGGTGGTGCTGGCGACCACCGCCGTCGCCACCCGGCTCGTGGCACCGAGCACCGCGTGGGAGGAGATCTCCCGCCAGATCATCGCCTCGACCCTCTACGTGCAGAACTGGGCCCTGGCCTCCAGCTCGGTCGACTACATGGACGCCGGTGCCATGAGCAGCCCGGTCCAGCACTTCTGGTCGCTGTCCGTGGAGGAGCAGTTCTACCTCCTGTGGCCGCTGCTGATCTTCTTCGTCACCTGGGTGGTCCACCGGCGCAGGACGCGCATCGGCGCCGGCGGCCCGGGCGATGCGGCCGCGGGCGACCTCAGCCTCGTGCGACTGGCGCGCACGCTGATCGGCGCCGTGGTCCTCCTCTCGCTCGGCATCTCCGTCTGGGTCACCGCCGTGCAGCCGGCGGCCGCCTACTTCATCACCCCCACGCGCATGTGGGAGCTGGCCCTGGGCGGTCTCATCGCGACCCTCGCCGGCACGGGCGCTCGCGTGCTGCACGGGATCACGGGCGCGCTCCTCGCGTGGGCCGGGATCGCCGCGGTGCTCCTGTCGGCCTGGTGGTACACGTCTGCCACCCCGTTCCCCGGTGCGGCGGCCCTGGTGCCGGTGCTGGGCACGGCCGCGGTGATCGTCGCCGACTCCGACCACCACCTCTCCCCCACCGCACTGCTGCGCCACCGGCCGGTCCAGTGGCTCGGTGACGTCTCCTACTCGGTCTACCTGTGGCACTGGCCGCTGATCGCCCTCCTGCCGTACGCCAGCGGCGGCGACCTCGGGGTCCTCGACAACGTGGTCGTCCTCGCGGCGACACTCGCGCTCGCCGGGCTGACCAAGGTCCACGTCGAGGACCGCTTCCGCTTCCTCCGCCCGCAGGCACCGGTGCGCTACAGCTACCAGCTCTCCGCCGCCGGGATGGTCGCGGTGGCGGTCCTGGGCTCCGTGGGCTGGACCGAGACCGAGGTCCGCAACGAGGTGGCCAAGAAGGAGCTGGCCGCCGTCGAGCAGGAGGAGACCCCCTGCCTCGGGGCCGCGGCGCTGGCGAAGGGGGCGTGCACCGTCGCTCCCGACGGGGAGGTCGTCCCCACCCCGGAGCTGGCCAAGAAGGACAAGGCCGACATCGACGAGGACGAGTGCTTCCCGGAGGGCAGGTACGACCAGCGGCTGTCGTGCAGCTTCGGCTCCGGCGGGACGAAGATCGCCCTGGTCGGCAACTCCCACGCGCGGCACTGGCTGCCGGCACTGCGCGAGCTGGGCAAGGAGAAGGGGTGGACGATCGACACCTACATCATCTCCCGGTGCGCCGCGACCGACGCGAAGCAGGAGTTCGACACCGACAAGAAGAGCGAGGACTGCCACGACTGGGGCCAGTGGGCCCAGGAGGAGACGAAGGGGGACGCGTACGACCTCGTCATCACCTCCGAGCGCCAGTCGGCTCCCATCGACGGCTACAGCAGGGCCGACAGCGGTCCTCCCGCCACCGAGGGCTACGAGAGCTACCTGTCCACCTGGGCCGAGGCGGGCACCAACGTGCTGGCGATCAAGGACCCGACGAAGCCGACCTTCGACGTCCCCGAGTGCGTCGCGGAGAACCCCGACGACCTCGAGGAGTGCTCCGGCTCGCCCGAGGAGTGGAAGGTCGATCCCGACCCACTGGTCGAGGCCGCGAAGAACGTCGACCACGACAACGTCAGCCAGGTCAGCTTCGACGACCTCGTCTGCTCCTCCGACCGGTGCCGGGGAGTCACCGGCGGGGTGATCACGTACTACGACTCCTCGCACCTTTCGGCGACCTACGTGAAGACGATGGCCCCGTACATGGCCGGCCCCATCGAGAGGGCGCTGGCGAAGGGGGATTGA
- the lipB gene encoding lipoyl(octanoyl) transferase LipB — translation MRFEELGFAPDTVDYLTAWEHQKRVHAAVVAGDLEDTTLLLEHTTVYTAGKRTEPHERPMDGTPVIDVDRGGKITWHGPGQLVGYPIAHLPGRRDVIAHVRRLEEMMIRVAADVGVTATRVPGRSGIWVPGTDGSQDRKLGQIGIRVSRDVAMHGFSLNVDCDLSWTQTIVPCGIPDAAVSTLAIETGRDITVADILPSAKAHLTEVMTQDLPLTKGA, via the coding sequence ATGCGCTTCGAGGAGCTCGGCTTCGCCCCCGACACCGTGGACTACCTGACCGCCTGGGAGCACCAGAAGAGGGTGCACGCGGCGGTCGTCGCCGGTGACCTCGAGGACACGACGCTGCTGCTCGAGCACACGACGGTCTACACCGCGGGCAAGCGCACCGAGCCGCACGAGCGGCCGATGGACGGCACGCCGGTCATCGACGTCGACCGCGGCGGCAAGATCACCTGGCACGGCCCCGGCCAGCTCGTCGGCTACCCGATCGCGCACCTGCCGGGACGCCGCGACGTCATCGCCCACGTGCGCCGTCTCGAAGAGATGATGATCCGCGTCGCCGCGGACGTCGGGGTGACCGCCACGCGTGTGCCGGGCCGCTCCGGCATCTGGGTGCCCGGGACCGACGGCAGCCAGGACCGCAAGCTCGGCCAGATCGGCATCCGGGTCTCCCGGGACGTCGCGATGCACGGCTTCAGCCTCAACGTGGACTGCGACCTGTCGTGGACGCAGACGATCGTGCCGTGCGGCATCCCGGACGCGGCCGTGTCCACGCTCGCGATCGAGACGGGGCGCGACATCACCGTCGCCGACATCCTCCCTTCGGCCAAGGCGCACCTCACCGAGGTGATGACGCAGGACCTCCCCCTGACGAAGGGGGCCTGA
- a CDS encoding peptidase E, with translation MTRHPTILATSGGYTRPDRGDLAFAGLVHHAVELSGTTSRPKVCTLGTAGGDQRWFNAFLAQAGTAAGFDLTCLDLFPMPSVEDVEGHLMEQDVVWVNGGSVANLLAVWRVHELDVIFRRVWEAGVVLAGVSAGSVCWYRGGTTDSFGPELRPVTNGLGLLPHDNGVHYDSEPRRRPTVHALVEDGTLGETHCTDDGVGLVYRGTELVEAVAEVDGKGAYIVTKGGDGRVVEERLEPRRVG, from the coding sequence ATGACGCGACACCCCACGATCCTCGCCACCTCCGGTGGTTACACCCGACCGGACCGGGGGGATCTCGCCTTCGCCGGGCTCGTCCACCACGCGGTCGAGCTGTCCGGGACGACCTCCCGGCCGAAGGTGTGCACCCTCGGCACGGCGGGCGGGGACCAGCGGTGGTTCAACGCCTTCCTCGCCCAGGCCGGGACCGCCGCCGGCTTCGACCTGACCTGCCTGGACCTCTTCCCGATGCCGAGTGTCGAGGACGTCGAGGGACACCTGATGGAGCAGGACGTCGTCTGGGTCAACGGCGGATCGGTGGCCAACCTCCTCGCGGTGTGGCGGGTGCACGAGCTCGACGTGATCTTCCGCAGGGTCTGGGAGGCGGGCGTGGTCCTCGCCGGTGTGAGCGCCGGGTCGGTGTGCTGGTACCGCGGCGGGACCACGGACTCCTTCGGGCCCGAGCTGCGGCCGGTGACCAACGGCCTCGGCCTGCTCCCCCATGACAACGGGGTGCACTACGACAGCGAGCCCCGCCGCCGTCCGACCGTGCACGCCCTCGTCGAGGACGGGACCCTCGGGGAGACGCACTGCACCGACGACGGGGTCGGTCTCGTCTACCGCGGCACCGAGCTGGTCGAGGCCGTCGCCGAGGTGGACGGCAAGGGTGCCTACATCGTGACGAAGGGGGGCGACGGCCGGGTCGTCGAGGAGCGCCTCGAACCCCGCCGCGTAGGGTGA